The genomic window AATAAGTGTGTTGCCTCCTCATACGAATCTAAGGTGCTCAATTGAGACAACACCCGCTCATAATCTTCATTGCTATTTTCAAATAAATTTTTAACAAAGGCGAGTCGGTCGTTTAAACCGATTTGAAATCCTTGTGTTTTTAGTTGATCATTTAAAGAGGCTTGTGCTGGCTCGGGCTCCACAGCATCAAAAATTGGAAGCTGCGCATAACTTGGTGACAACTCATTTAGATCGAATTCAATCGCTTCTTGCGGATCTTCTGGTTCTGGTTCCTGTACTTCTTCCTCTGGCTCCTTTGGTTCATTTATAGCGTCTATAATTGTGTCAACTTCTATGGTTTCTTCTGGCATTTGAGCGACCATGTCTTTAATTTTTTCGATCGCTGGCTCCATAATAGACTCCTCTTCCTCGGTATCTATGTTCACAAATGTTTTGTCGGCAACCTCAACTGAATCTGTAACGGTATTATTAAACGCCCCTTCAAGTGAGTTGAAAAATGAAGCGTCCATTCCAACCAAATCTGGTGCTTCACCATCATGATTATTTTCTATAAACTTTAAAATGGTGATTTTTTGATACAACAACGCAATTTCAGATTGCATTTTTTCAAGGTCTTCTCTCCCTGTAAGTTTAAGGATTCTATGAGCGATACTTATTAATTCCGACTCTAGTTTCTTTTTCATGATGTTCTATTAATTTGTTTATACCCGTTTTTAAGTGCTTGTAAACTCTATATTAATGACATTTTATAACTTTTAAATTTATACTTTTGATTTTTAATAAATTTATGTCACCTTTATAAAAACGAAAGTAAATTTCGTTTGGTGTTAAAATTACAAAATGTTTCTCGAAAATACAGTAAACCCTAAAGAACAATTTGGTTGGATCGAAGTCATCTGCGGATCGATGTTTTCTGGAAAGACTGAAGAATTAATTCGTCGCTTACGACGGGCTCAATTTGCCAAGCAAAAAGTTGAGATTTTTAAGCCTGCCATTGATGTGCGTTACGACGATGAAATGGTGGTGTCTCACGATGCCAATGAAATTCGTTCTACGCCCGTACCTTCCGCTTCCAACATCCCGCTTTTAGCAGATGGATGCGATGTGGTTGGTATTGATGAAGCGCAATTTTTTGATGATGAAATTGTAAACGTGTGTAACGCCCTTGCCAATAAAGGCATTCGGGTGATTGTTGCGGGTCTGGATATGGACTTTAAAGGAAACCCTTTTGGGCCGATGCCAAATTTGATGGCAACCGCAGAATATGTTACCAAAGTGCACGCTGTGTGTACGCATACAGGAAATTTAGCCCAGTACAGCCATCGTAAATCTAAAAATGACAATCTGGTTCTTTTGGGCGAAGTTGATGAATATGAGCCACTCAGTCGAGCCGCTTACTATAAAGCACTCCTAAAAGAAAAGTTGCAAGACATGGATGTTGTAAACCCAACCGATGTTGACACCAACAAAAATAACTCAAATGCCTAAAGTCACAGAAACCACTTTAGAAATTAACTTGGCTGCTTTAAAGCATAATTTTGAATTCCTAAAATCAAAACTCCAAAATAACACACTATTTTTGGCAGTCGTCAAAGCATTTGCTTACGGCAGTGACGCTGTGGTGGTCGCTAAGTGTCTTCAAAAATTGGAGGTAGATTATTTTGCAGTCGCCTATATCAATGAAGGAGTTGCGCTGAGAAAAGCAGGAATCACAACCCCTATTTTAGTGCTGCATCCTCAGGTGAGTAATCTGAATCTCGCTATAGAACATTGTTTAGAGCCTAGCTTATATACCTTAAAAATACTGCAAGCGTTTGAGCGTGTGGCGCATCAACGCAATCAAAAAAATTATCCTGTTCATATTAAATTTAATACCGGTTTAAATCGTCTCGGGTTTGAAGCAAATGAACTCGATTTGGTTGTAGAAGAGTTATCGAAAACCAGCACTTTAAAAGTGAAATCCGTATTTTCTCATTTAGCGGCAAGTGAAGATTTAGAAGAAAAGGCATTTACTTTAGGTCAGATTAATCTTTATAAATCCCTTTCTACAAGCTTTATTGAAAAGCTAGGATGCCCCGTTATCCGGCATTTGTGTAATACCTCGGGGGTACTCAATTATCCCGAAGCACATTTTGACATGGTGCGTTGTGGAATTGGCTTATATGGGTATGGCAACACTGATAAAGAGGCTCAAAATTTCCAACCAATAGCGACCTTAAAATCTGTGATTTCACAAATACACCTTGTTACAAAAGGGAAAAGTGTGGGATATAACCGAGGCTTTATAAGTCCTGAAGGTTCAAAAATTGCAACCATTCCTATTGGTCATGCCGACGGAATTGGAAGGCATTTTGGTCATGGCGTAGGCATTGTGGAGATTGGTTCTAAAAAAGCGCCTATTGTGGGAAATGTGTGTATGGATATGATTATGGTGGATGTGTCAGATATTGAGTGTAACGAAGGGGATGAGGTGGTGTTCTTTGGCCCTGAATTCTCAGCGGAAACAAGTGCCGCGGCAGCAAACACCATTTCTTACGAACTCATTACAGGAATCTCTCAGCGTGTGAAGCGTGAGGTCTTGGACGTATAAGAAGTACGGAATCGTTTTTTATTTCAATCGTTTCTTTACATCCATTCTTTGATGTAGAATTCTGACGATTTCAACAATTTCATTTTCAAATTTTCTGTAAAAAATTAGATGGGATTTAATTTTCGTCACTCTGTAATTTTTTCTGGTTTGCTCCGACGGTTTTCCAATCAAATAGTTATCAGCAATAAATTCAATCTCTTCGATTATCAAGTCATAATATCGATCCGCTTGCTTTTTAGACCATTTACGAAGTGTATAAATCCATCTCGCATTCAAATCCTCAATGGCTTGTTTGCTAATTCGGTATTTGGTAGTGCTCATAAATGTTGCCGATGTAATTCGGTTAAATTTTGATTTGAATCAAAATCATCTACAAACCCACTTTGTTCTCCTATTTCAAGAGCCTTAATCAATTCTCTTTCTTTTCTATCTTCTGATTCCAACATTCGTAATGCGGAACGAATAACCTCGCTTACAGAACTGTACCTGCCAGATTTTACTTCACCATTTATAAATTCTTCAAAATGATTTCCGAGTGATATGGATGTGTTTTTTCCCATTTGACTTATAATTTAATTAAATATACCTAATCTTGGTAACACCGCCAAATTGCAAATAGTTTTAATCTACAATGCATTAGGGATTTACTAAAAAAATAGACCTTTTTAACGAAATTCACAAAGACAAATAAATTCGTTCTTCTTTTTTAATTTTACTTCTTTTATTCTCGGTTTATTTACTAATTTTATCGTCTTAATTAAAGACCTGAAATTATGAAAATTGCAGTTGTAGGAGCTACCGGAATGGTAGGTGCCGTTATGTTAAAATTACTCGAAGAACGTCAGTTTCCACTTACGGAACTTATTCTTGTAGCTTCGGAGCGTAGTGTTGGTAAAAAAATAAGCTATAAAGGAGTTGACCACACGATTGTGGGGCTTGCGACGGCTGTTGAAATGCGTCCGGACATCGCTATTTTTTCTGCAGGTGGAGAGACTTCTCTTGAATGGGCTCCAAAATTTGCTGAGGCTGGAACGATGGTTATCGATAACTCTTCTGCCTGGCGAATGGATCCCACAAAAAAATTAATTGTTCCAGAAATTAACGCCTCCATTTTAACAGCGGACGATAAAATTATAGCCAACCCAAACTGTTCAACAATTCAATTGGTGATGGCATTATCGCCACTCCATGATAAATATAAAATGAAACGCGTGGTTATTTCTACCTACCAATCTGTTTCTGGGTCGGGTGCCAAAGCTGTTCAGCAGTTAGAAAACGAAATCAATGGTGTTAAAGGCGAAATGGCATATCCTTACCCCATAGGAAGAAATGCCTTGCCACACTGTGATGTGTTCCTTGAAAATGGATATACAAAAGAAGAAATGAAATTGGCAATGGAGCCACAAAAAATATTAGACGATCACTCCTTTGCAATTACAGCCACAGCGGTTCGAATTCCTACCGCAGGTGGGCACTCTGAATCTGTAAATGTGCAGTTTGAAACCGATTTTGAACTTCAAGAAGTCCGCGCCATTCTGAGTCAATCAGACGGGGTGACGGTTCAAGATAATACCGATACAAATACGTACCCAATGCCTATATACGCAAACGGAAAAGATGATGTTTTTGTGGGACGTATCCGACGTGATGAAACACAAGAAAACTCCTTGAATCTATGGATTGTTTCAGACAATTTACGAAAAGGTGCTGCGACAAATACCATTCAAATTGCAGAATATTTAGTGGCTCATATTTTATAGCGACTTAGATGCTTTCAATCACCAATGTCTCTTTTCGGTATAATGAACGTGCGGTCTTAAATGCCGTTTCTGCCCGCGTTCATAGCGGAGATTGTTTGGCTATTGTAGGAGAAAGTGGCTCTGGAAAAAGTACGCTTCTTAAGCTTATCTTTGGTCAAATGGATGTCGATGGTGGTACAATCTTCTGGAAAGACCAAGCTATTTTAGGGCCTAAAAACAAACTTGTTGTAGGGCATGATTTTATGAAGTATGTGGCACAGGAATTTGACTTGATGCCCTATACAAGTGTTTTCGAAAACATCGGCGATCATCTTTCTAATTTTTATCCAGATGAAAAAAAAGCACGGGTCAAAGAATTGATTGAGGTGGTAGAATTAGAAGGGTTTGAAAACACAAAAGTGCAGTTTTTGAGTGGAGGTCAAAAACAACGTGTTGCCTTGGCAAGGGCTATTGCAAAACGCCCTGAAATTATTCTTTTGGACGAACCTTTTAGTCATATCGATAATTTCAAAAAACAATCGTTAAGGCGTAATTTATTTGACTATTTAAAAACAAATAATATCGCTTGTGTGTTGGCAACACATGATAAAAATGATGTGCTTTCGTTTGCAGATCAAATGATGGTACTTCATGGCGGGAGTGTTTTGGTCACAGAGAGCCCAAGCAATATCTATTCCGACCCAAGGCATCCGCTAGTTGCTGCTTTTTTTGGCGAATACAGCAACATTAACGGCGAATTCTATTATGCACATCAAATCACTTTGGTGGACGATAGTCTTCTTAAAGCAACTGTCAAACACAGCTTCTATAAGGGGCATTATTACTTGATTGAAGCAGACCTCAACGGAGTGCTCGTTTGTTTTAAAAATGCGACCGCTCTCAAAGAAGGTTCGGTGGTTTCATTAACGTTAAAGCGTTAAGGAGGTTATTTTAACTCTGGAACATTTCGGTTTATCAATTTAAAATATTAAATTACAACTCTAAGTCTAATTAAGTCTAATTAAAATTTTAAACTATGTCATTCTTTTTACTCCCCTTTGTTATTTTAGGATTAATTATTTTGTTTGCCGCATTTTTCACGGTCAAGCAACAAACCGCTGCCATTATTGAACGTTTTGGAAAATTTCACAGCATTCGACAATCTGGTCTCCATTTAAAAATTCCTTTAATTGACCGTATTTCTGGTCGTTTAAGTTTAAAAATCCAACAGCTGGATGTCTTAATTGAAACCAAAACATTGGATGACGTATTTGTGCGCCTCAAGGTTTCTGTTCAATTTAAAGTAATTCGTGAAAAAGTATATGATGCTTTTTATAAGTTAGATTATGCCCACGATCAAATCACTTCGTATGTATTTGATGTGGTAAGAGCAGAAGTGCCAAAAATGAAGCTCGATGATGTCTTTGTTAAAAAAGATGATATTGCCATTGCTGTCAAATCAGAGCTAAACCAAGCCATGATGGATTATGGGTATGACATCATAAAAACCTTGGTAACGGACATTGATCCAGATGCTCAAGTTAAGGAAGCGATGAACCGAATTAATGCCTCTGAACGTGAAAAAATAGCCGCTCAATTTGAAGGAGATGCCGCCCGTATTTTGATTGTTGAAAAAGCAAAAGCGGAAGCTGAAAGCAAACGTCTTCAAGGTCAAGGAATTGCTGATCAGCGTCGTGAAATTGCACGTGGTTTAGAAGAGTCTGTTGAGGTCTTAAATAAAGTGGGAATCAATTCTCAAGAAGCATCTGCTTTAATTGTTGTAACACAGCATTATGACACCCTTCAATCAATCGGACAAGAAACAAACAGTAACCTTATATTATTACCAAATTCTCCACAAGCAGGCAGTAATATGTTGAACGATATGGTAGCGAGTTTTACGGCAAGCAACCAAATTGGTGAAGCCATGAAAAATGGACCTAAGAAAATTCTTCCTAAGAAATAATTTGTCTTTTAGATATTAAAAAGAGGCTGTCTAAAAAGCTACATTTTGTCAATCTGAACTAGTTTCAGATTCTGAAATAAATTCAGAATGACAGGTTTTCATACTTTTTAGACAGCCTCTTTTTTATTAGGAATAAATCGCTCTAACGCATTTATCTCATCACTGAACCACTAGGGTTAGATGCTGCAGCATTGTTTCCCATTGAAAGTGAGGTGTGTTGCATTGCATTAGCCGGAATCATTGCGACTAACGGTTTTAGCAAAAATGGATTTGGACTGTTATCTGGGTCAGGCTCTACAGAAATGACCACTTTTTGTCCTGACAAATCTGTAGGAAACGTAAGTCCTGCGGGGGCTCCTATTAAAAAATCTTCTCCTGGAACTGGAGGCGCTGTCTCCATTCCACTAAAGCCACTAAAATCATCTGCTCCCGTAACAGTGGTGAACTTTCCTGTAGAAACAGGTGTTGTTCCGATAACTGCCCAACCTTCATATTTCCAGCCTGTTGGCAAAGTTGGAAGTGTTAGTCCTGGCGCTGGCATCATTGGGGCTGGAAATTGTACCCACCAAACACCACTTTTCTCATTTGTGGAATCCATATCCGTTGGTGAGGCAAGGAAATATTTTCCTGTTGCCCCTGTAAAGTCAGTCCCCAATGCTGACTGGTGATTTGTAGAAACAGTCGCCGAAGTGGCGTTATTGGTGAAATCGCCTGCTAAAATATGCACACTACTTGGAGCTGTATTTGGATCGGGATTTGGCTCAATTGTAAGTACATAAGAAAGGGCATTAGAAAGCGTGTTTGTGTTCACAGAAAAGCTTGTTTTGGATAATACACCAGAAGCATTTACAGAAAACGTGCCTGCTGAAACAGGTCCACTTTCCAAAATAAGCCAGCTTTCGTAAACATAACCAGATCCTAAATCTTCAAGGCCTGTAAGGTTTAGTGTCAAATTTTTGGTGTCGTCATCATCGTTAGAACTACAACTAATTACGGTTGTAAATCCGAAGATGAGCATTAAAAAATAAAGTGTCTTGTTTCTCATAAGTATTAAGTATTAAGTTAAGTAATGCCTACTCCTGTTTAATCGTCTTTTTTCGGCTTGGTTCGACGGAACTATTTGGTTTAAAATGAATAAATTTAGAGCACGTTTAATTAAACGTTTCACTACTAAATCAATTACCGTGCCAAAAACCTTTATTTAGAGAAAATCAGATAGATCTTATTATTTAAAACAATGGTGAGTAGAATTGACAAAACACAACCGAAGAGGGTTGTGTTTTATGAAATTAGAAAATAGGGGTATTAAAAATAGATATTTAAATTTGGCCTGCAGCCTCGCTTAACAAGGGATGAGCGTCTGTCTTTGAGGTCGCTATAAAAGTGTTTATTTGATCATTTTTTTCTAGGCCGTTATCTAAAAGTACTTTTAACGTAAGTGCTACCGCTATGCGGGTTCCTACTTTTTTGGCTGCTGTATTAAATAAAGGCTCTAAATCTTCATAAGACACTTCTTTAGCTAGCAATTGAATCTCTGCTTTTACTTTTGGTTGTTTCGCTTCTGGAAGGTTTGTGTACTTTTTTCCGAGCTGTTTAATAACATCAATTGCTTTTCGTTTTGGAGCTTGGGAGGTCGGTTGCAGATTGGTGGATTGGGTTTGCTTTGGTTCTTTTTTGGTCCAGGCGTCTCTTAAGCCTACCGTTTTATTAAACACCAAGTTTGTTTCCGTGCTGTCTTTATCTACATTGAAATAGCCAATGCGTTGAAATTGAAATTGTTCTCCAACAGTTGCATTTTTAATATGTGGTTCGATAAATGCTTTTCTAACTTTTAAGGATTCTGGATTCACAAAAGTTGAAAAATCTTCTGTTTGGCCGTCGGGTGCTTCGTGCAAAAACAAACGGTCATATTCTCGTACTTCTGCTTCCACAGCATGCGCAGTGGACACCCAGTGCAAGGTTCCTTTAACCTTACGGAGACTTTCGGGGGTTCCGCTGCCGCTTAAACTTTTTGGATCATAAGTACAGTGGATTTCTAAGATTGCGCCATTAGCGTCTTTTACAACGCTTTCTGCTTTTATAATAAAGGCGTTTTTGAGTCGCACTTCTTTTCCAAGGGAAAGTCTAAAATATTTACTGTTGGCTTCTTCTTTAAAATCATCACGTTCTATATAGAGCGTTCTTGAAAAGGGTACCGTTCGAGAGCCTGTGCCTTCATCTTCTGGATTGTTTTCTGCCTCCAACCATTCTTCTTTTCCTTCGGTGTAGTTTTGAATTACCAATTTGATCGGGTCTAAAACAGCCATAATTCGAGCTGCTTTTTTGTTGAGGTCTTCCCGTACACAAAACTCTAAAAGGGATACATCGATTATGTTATCGCGTTTGGCAACACCAACCTTATCTACAAAATTACGAATGGACGTTGGTGTGTAACCGCGACGTCTTAATCCTGAAATGGTAGGCATTCGCGGGTCATCCCACCCGTTTACTGTATTATCCTCAACCAGTTTTAATAACTTTCGCTTACTCATAATGGTGTAGCTTAAGTTTAAGCGTGCAAACTCACGTTGCTTTGGAACTAAAGGCAAAGAGTTGTTTTTATAATTAGAGACGATGTTTTTAAACCAATCGTATAAATCTCTGTGAGGCTTGAATTCTAATGAACATAAGGAGTGTGA from Formosa sp. Hel1_33_131 includes these protein-coding regions:
- a CDS encoding thymidine kinase, with the translated sequence MFLENTVNPKEQFGWIEVICGSMFSGKTEELIRRLRRAQFAKQKVEIFKPAIDVRYDDEMVVSHDANEIRSTPVPSASNIPLLADGCDVVGIDEAQFFDDEIVNVCNALANKGIRVIVAGLDMDFKGNPFGPMPNLMATAEYVTKVHAVCTHTGNLAQYSHRKSKNDNLVLLGEVDEYEPLSRAAYYKALLKEKLQDMDVVNPTDVDTNKNNSNA
- the alr gene encoding alanine racemase, translated to MPKVTETTLEINLAALKHNFEFLKSKLQNNTLFLAVVKAFAYGSDAVVVAKCLQKLEVDYFAVAYINEGVALRKAGITTPILVLHPQVSNLNLAIEHCLEPSLYTLKILQAFERVAHQRNQKNYPVHIKFNTGLNRLGFEANELDLVVEELSKTSTLKVKSVFSHLAASEDLEEKAFTLGQINLYKSLSTSFIEKLGCPVIRHLCNTSGVLNYPEAHFDMVRCGIGLYGYGNTDKEAQNFQPIATLKSVISQIHLVTKGKSVGYNRGFISPEGSKIATIPIGHADGIGRHFGHGVGIVEIGSKKAPIVGNVCMDMIMVDVSDIECNEGDEVVFFGPEFSAETSAAAANTISYELITGISQRVKREVLDV
- a CDS encoding type II toxin-antitoxin system RelE/ParE family toxin: MSTTKYRISKQAIEDLNARWIYTLRKWSKKQADRYYDLIIEEIEFIADNYLIGKPSEQTRKNYRVTKIKSHLIFYRKFENEIVEIVRILHQRMDVKKRLK
- a CDS encoding type II toxin-antitoxin system ParD family antitoxin, with translation MGKNTSISLGNHFEEFINGEVKSGRYSSVSEVIRSALRMLESEDRKERELIKALEIGEQSGFVDDFDSNQNLTELHRQHL
- a CDS encoding aspartate-semialdehyde dehydrogenase, with the protein product MKIAVVGATGMVGAVMLKLLEERQFPLTELILVASERSVGKKISYKGVDHTIVGLATAVEMRPDIAIFSAGGETSLEWAPKFAEAGTMVIDNSSAWRMDPTKKLIVPEINASILTADDKIIANPNCSTIQLVMALSPLHDKYKMKRVVISTYQSVSGSGAKAVQQLENEINGVKGEMAYPYPIGRNALPHCDVFLENGYTKEEMKLAMEPQKILDDHSFAITATAVRIPTAGGHSESVNVQFETDFELQEVRAILSQSDGVTVQDNTDTNTYPMPIYANGKDDVFVGRIRRDETQENSLNLWIVSDNLRKGAATNTIQIAEYLVAHIL
- a CDS encoding ABC transporter ATP-binding protein, which gives rise to MLSITNVSFRYNERAVLNAVSARVHSGDCLAIVGESGSGKSTLLKLIFGQMDVDGGTIFWKDQAILGPKNKLVVGHDFMKYVAQEFDLMPYTSVFENIGDHLSNFYPDEKKARVKELIEVVELEGFENTKVQFLSGGQKQRVALARAIAKRPEIILLDEPFSHIDNFKKQSLRRNLFDYLKTNNIACVLATHDKNDVLSFADQMMVLHGGSVLVTESPSNIYSDPRHPLVAAFFGEYSNINGEFYYAHQITLVDDSLLKATVKHSFYKGHYYLIEADLNGVLVCFKNATALKEGSVVSLTLKR
- a CDS encoding SPFH domain-containing protein; translation: MSFFLLPFVILGLIILFAAFFTVKQQTAAIIERFGKFHSIRQSGLHLKIPLIDRISGRLSLKIQQLDVLIETKTLDDVFVRLKVSVQFKVIREKVYDAFYKLDYAHDQITSYVFDVVRAEVPKMKLDDVFVKKDDIAIAVKSELNQAMMDYGYDIIKTLVTDIDPDAQVKEAMNRINASEREKIAAQFEGDAARILIVEKAKAEAESKRLQGQGIADQRREIARGLEESVEVLNKVGINSQEASALIVVTQHYDTLQSIGQETNSNLILLPNSPQAGSNMLNDMVASFTASNQIGEAMKNGPKKILPKK
- a CDS encoding anti-sigma factor codes for the protein MRNKTLYFLMLIFGFTTVISCSSNDDDDTKNLTLNLTGLEDLGSGYVYESWLILESGPVSAGTFSVNASGVLSKTSFSVNTNTLSNALSYVLTIEPNPDPNTAPSSVHILAGDFTNNATSATVSTNHQSALGTDFTGATGKYFLASPTDMDSTNEKSGVWWVQFPAPMMPAPGLTLPTLPTGWKYEGWAVIGTTPVSTGKFTTVTGADDFSGFSGMETAPPVPGEDFLIGAPAGLTFPTDLSGQKVVISVEPDPDNSPNPFLLKPLVAMIPANAMQHTSLSMGNNAAASNPSGSVMR
- a CDS encoding glutamine--tRNA ligase/YqeY domain fusion protein; translated protein: MSETHKPLNFLEQIVEEDLKNGLPQNKLRFRFPPEPNGYLHIGHTKAIGISFGLGETYKAPVNLRFDDTNPTKEDQEYVDAIKEDISWLGYKWDKEVYSSDYFEQLHAWAIEMIKDGKAYVDSQSSEDMATQKGTPTQPGEDGPFRNRSVEENLALFNQMKNGEFKAGTHVLRAKIDMKHVNMLMRDPLMYRILHADHHRTGSTWCIYPMYDWTHGESDYLEQISHSLCSLEFKPHRDLYDWFKNIVSNYKNNSLPLVPKQREFARLNLSYTIMSKRKLLKLVEDNTVNGWDDPRMPTISGLRRRGYTPTSIRNFVDKVGVAKRDNIIDVSLLEFCVREDLNKKAARIMAVLDPIKLVIQNYTEGKEEWLEAENNPEDEGTGSRTVPFSRTLYIERDDFKEEANSKYFRLSLGKEVRLKNAFIIKAESVVKDANGAILEIHCTYDPKSLSGSGTPESLRKVKGTLHWVSTAHAVEAEVREYDRLFLHEAPDGQTEDFSTFVNPESLKVRKAFIEPHIKNATVGEQFQFQRIGYFNVDKDSTETNLVFNKTVGLRDAWTKKEPKQTQSTNLQPTSQAPKRKAIDVIKQLGKKYTNLPEAKQPKVKAEIQLLAKEVSYEDLEPLFNTAAKKVGTRIAVALTLKVLLDNGLEKNDQINTFIATSKTDAHPLLSEAAGQI